Within Xanthomonas oryzae pv. oryzae, the genomic segment CGCCATCACGATGCCGCCCAACGGGCGGATCAGGTAGCCGGCGGCAAAGATGCCGAATGTCTGCAATTGCCGCGTCCATTCCGGAATGTCTGGCGGAAAGAACAACTTGCCCAGCACCTTCGCGAAAAAGATGACCTGATTAGCCCTGACCCTCAGCTGGATTTTTGTTGCAGTCCCGCAAATAGCTTGGCGGCTTCAACTCTGGATCGCAACACCAACGGTTGTGAAGTGATCCAGGCGACCTGACCTGAGCGACTTCACTACCAAATGGAGTTGCCCATGTCATCCAGCCGCCTGGACCTGTCAGAACGATACCGCCTACATGCGTTATATGAAACCGGGATGTCGATGCGCGCCATCGCCGATGTATTGGCGCGTGCGCCCAGCACGATCAGTCGTGAGCTGCGCCGCAACCGGCACGCGGCGAAGTATCGGCCCGATCACGCGCAGCGCATCAGCGAGCATCGGCGCGCACAGGCCAGCCGGCGACCACGCATCGACGCTGAGCGTATCCGTCAGATCGAGGTCCTGCTGAGGGAGGACGTCAGTCCCGAACAGATCGCCGGTCGCACCGGCTTGGCCAGTCACGAATGGATCTATCGGCACATCGACGCCGATCAGAAGCGCGGTGGTCAGTTATTCATGCATCTACGCAAACGCCGCCGCAAGCGCCGTCGGCGTGGCGTGCGCGATGGCCGCGGGCAGCTGACGCATCGGCGCAGCTGGACACAGCGCCCCAGTGTGGTTGAGCAGCGAAGCCGTATCGGCGACTGGGAGCTGGATACCATCAGGGCCTCGCACGGAAAGGGCGTGGTGGTCAGCATGACCGAACGCCGCAGTCGCCTGCATCTGCTGGCTTACTCGCCCGACGGCACCGCCGAGAACGTGCGCAACGCCATTGTCCAGCGACTGGGCGGCCTGCGCCATGCAGTTCACACCCTCACCGCCGACAACGGCAAGGAGTTCGCCGATCATCGGCTCATTGCCGCCTGCCTGCAGAGCGATTTCTATTTCGCAGATCCGTACTGCCCATGGCAGCGCGGCAGCAACGAGAATGCCAACGGATTGACACGCCAATACTTGCCACGACAGACCGATTTCAGCACCATCACCGATGCGCACCTGCGATGGATCGAGCAGCGGCTCTACAATCGTCCACGCAAGATACTTGGATTCAAAACGCCCCTCGAAGTCTTCTCCGAGGAGGTCCTCAAAAGCGTTGCGAATCAGAGTTGAATTCGCCCTTCGTTTTACCGATGTGTTCCATGATGTCTGATCTTGGCGCTGCTGATGCGAGGAGCCGGTGCGAAGTTCTTTCAGCCAGGACCCCATGGCGGCCTGGCATTGGGCCGGTTTAGCGATAAGCGCGGAGGTGCTGCAGCTGAAGGTTGGGGCTAATCAGGAAAGATGAAGATGATGAAGTCGTATAATTCCAGCCCGCCGCCCAGCGCGGACAAGCCCAGCGTTTTGTAGTCGTTGCGGGTGAGTGGTTCTGGCGGGGCGTCGGTGGTTATGCAGTCGCATCCTGTTGCGGGTGGCGATGCATCGCCGTTGAAGCGGCGTAACGTGCCGAGCGTTCAATGATAGCCGCCATGCGGGGCCGTCGCCACGTCGTTTCGGCGAGGGAATGCCGATATTACCCATATGCCTTCACGCGAACACGCCTGCGTGTTTCGACCATCGCCCGTTGTCTGGGCTTTCGTCGCGAATCAGTCGGACACGCTCGCCAGCGCAGCTGTTTCGGCGTGCAGTGCAGTGGTGTCGAACAAGGGCAGCTGCGCATCGGTGCTGTCCATCAGCAGCAAAATCTCGGTATCGCATGGAAATTGACGCTGTACAGCAACAACTTTGCAGAGTGCAGCCCGCCGCAGGCATGGCGTACACGCTGATTGATGATGCAGTAGTAGGGCAGGGTGGATTCCCAGCTCATTCCACCGACGCATTCCACCGATCAGGCCGATTGTTTTGCTTGGAACCGGCATGCGAACTCCATGACAGTGCAGCGGATGACGGATCGCGCGACGTGCAGTGCATGCGCTGCGCATATGGCCCGAAGTGTACGTCGGCAGTCCCGACAAGAGGCATGCCCGACCACGCGCAGCCCGCTCAGGGAGCTTCGCTCACTCGCCCGGCTTGGCGCCTTCCACCGGGGCATGCGTGGCGGCGCGGCGTGCCAGTACGGTTTCGCGATGGGCGATGTAGACGTTGGCGCCGATGATGATGGCTGCGCCGATCACGGTGTGGCGTTTGATCGCCTCGCCGAACAGCCACCAAGCCAGCAGCGCCACCAATGGCAGTTGCATGAAGCTGATCGGCTGCAATGAGGAGACTTCGCCCAGCTTGAGCGCGCGCGTCCAGAACAACTGCCCGGCGGTGCCGAAGATACCGGTGGCCACCAACCACAGCCAATCGATGCCCTGCGGCCAGGTCCATTGGAACAGCGCCGGAATCAGCGACATCGGCACCCAGAATACGTAGGTGTAGAACACCACCGTGTCGGAGTCGTCGCTGCGCGAGAGCTGCTTGATCTGGATCGCGACGACGGCGCTGATCACCGCAGCCAACAGCGCAATCAGCAAGCCGGGCGTGAATGTGGACGAGCCCGGCCGCAGAATCACCAGCACGCCGATAAAGCCCGCCGCCACCGCCAGCCAGCGCCGCAGCCGTACCTGCTCATGCAGCCAGATCACCGCCAGCACGGTGACGAACAATGGGGTGGCGTAGGACAGCGAGATGGCCTGCGACAACGGTAGATGGCGCATCGCCCAGAACCCGCACAGCATCGAAGCCAGGCCGATGAGCGTGCGCGCCAGATAGTGCGGCAATTGCCGCGTGCGCGGCAGCAGCTTGCCTGGCCGCACGATCAACGGCAGCAATGCCAACAACCCGAAGGCATTGCGGAAAAACGCGATCTCGGTCGTGGCAATCGTGCTCGATGCAAGCCGAATGGTGATCGCCATCAAGCCGAAGGCAAAAGTACTGGTGAGCATCCACAGCGCGGCACGTCGCGAGACCTGCGCTGGCGTCACCAATGCGCCCCGATGATGCGCGGTTCCGGTTCCAGGATTACCGAATAGCGCTCGCGCACCGATTCGGCGATGCGTCGCGCGAAATCCAGCAGCTGCGCGCCGCTGGCGGTGCCGTAATTGACCAGTACCAGCGCATGTTCCGGCGACACGCCGGCGTCGCCCTCGCGCCTGCCTTTCCAGCCGCATTGCTCGATCAGCCAGGCAGCCGACAATTTACCCAGGCCTGCGTGCTCGCCCGGGTACACCGGCATGTCGGTAAAGCTGGCCTGCAACGCGGCGATCTGCTCGTTCGGCAGCAGCGGGTTCTTGAAGAAGCTCCCGGCATTGCCGAGCACGTCCGGGTCCGGCAATTTACGCTGGCGGATATTGATCACCGCCTGCGCCACGTCGGCCGCACGTGCCAATTCGGCGCCCATGCTTGCCAGTTCCTCGCGGATGCCAGCGTAGTCCAGCCGCAATTCGCACAGCAGTGGCAGATTGAATTCCACTGCCACGATCAAATAACGTTCGGGCTGCTGCTTGAACACGCTGTCGCGATAACCGAGCGCGCAGGCGGCCGCATCCAGCCGCACGAACTGCTGGTGATGCCGATCGAAGGCTTCCACCACGTGGATGAAGTCGCCCACCTGCGCGCCGTACGCACCGATGTTCTGGATTGGACAGGCGCCGACAGTGCCCGGGATCAAGGCCAGATTTTCCAGACCTGAGAGCCCCTGTTGCAGCGAATACAGCACCAGCGCATGCCAGTTCACGCCGGCGCCGGCACGCACGATGGCGTGGTCGGCATGGTGCGCGATGATGGCGGTGTCGCGGTTCTCGAAACACAGCACGCAGCCGGGCGGGTCGCCAGCCAGCAAGACATTGCTGCCGCTTCCCAGCACCAGCAGCGGCTGATCCGCAATCTCGGGCGCGGCCAGTGCCTGCGGCAACGCCTCGGGCGTGTGGACGCTGAGCAACCAGCGCGCCGTGGCTTCGACATGGAAGGTGTTGAGCGCGCGCAGGGGCGCATGCTCGCTCAACTGCCAGCCGACCTGCGTCGTATCGCTCATAAGGGCGCCACCGCGCCACCGCTCGGTGCTTCGCGGCGTCGGCGGATTGCATTGACGCATTCGCCGACGAGCTGCGGGCCGCGGTACACCAAGCCGCTATAGCACTGCACCAGGCTCGCACCGGCCGCCATCTTGGCCACCGCATCCGCGCCGGAATTGATACCGCCCACGCCGATCAACGGAATCGATTCGGGCAGGCGCGCGCGCAAACGCCGCAGCACCAGGGTGGATTGGCCCAGCAGCGGCGCACCGGACAGACCGCCTGCTTCGGCAGCCAACGGATGATTGGCGATCAGGGGGCGCGTCACCGTGGTGTTGGTGGCGATCACGCCATCCACTGCCAGATCGGCCAGTACGCGTGCGGCGGCATCGATGTCGCGGTCGTTGAGGTCCGGTGCCACCTTCACCAGCATCGGCACGCGCTTGCCGTGCTGTGCGCCCAACGCTTCCTGGGTTTCGCGCAAGTCGGAAATCAGGCGGCGCAGCGATTGTTCTTCCTGCAACTCGCGCAACCCCGCGGTGTTGGGCGAGGAGATGTTGACCGTGATGTAGTCGGCCAGCGGATACACGCGCTCCATGCAGTAGCGGTAGTCGCTGGTGGCCTCTTCGTTGGGCGTGTCCTTGTTCTTGCCGATGTTGATGCCGAGCAGCCCGCCACGACGGCGCGCGCGCTGCACATTGGCCACCAGCGCATCCACGCCCAGATTGTTGAAGCCCATGCGGTTGATCACCGCCTGGTATTCGGGCAAGCGGAACATGCGCGGTTTCGGATTGCCGTCCTGCGCGCGCGGCGTCACCGTGCCGATTTCGACAAAGCCGAAGCCCAGCGCAAGCAACGCATCGATATGTTCGCCGTTCTTGTCCAGCCCGGCACCCAGCCCGACCGGGTTGGGGAACATCAAGCCGAACGCCGGCGTGGGCAGCGGCACCGGGCGCGTGCTCAGCAGCGACGTGGTGCCGGTGCGGTAGGCAGTGTCGATCGAGCGCAACGCCAGCGCGTGGGCGCGCTCGGCATCAAGGGAAAACAGCAAGGGGCGAGCAAGCGAATACATGCGGGTCAGTTCAATCTCCCGGCGAAAACGCGGGTTTGGTATTGGAAGTCGATCAGCCCATCGTGCGCATGGGCATCGAACAGCGTACGCAGCGCGGTGAGCATCGGGGCATGACGTGGATCTTGCGCAAGCGGGGCATACGAAGACGACAGCAGGCGGCCGCGTAAGCCATCGAAGTCCAGCCGCTGCACATTGGGGAAGCGTGCCGTCGCGCGGAAGCCCTCGCCGAACCATGCCTGCATGGTGGCATCGTCCTGATAACGCTCGGCCACTGCGGAATAGTCGGTGCCGTAATCCAGCAGCAGTTGCTCGTAGCCGCGCAGGAAGGCGGTGCTCTCCAGTTCGCGCGAGTTCCAGTACACCACTGCCAGCCCGCCGGGTTGCAGGATGCGCGCCCATTCGCTGCGCACGGCCTGCATGTCGAACCAGTGGAATGCCTGCGCGGCAGACACCATGCCGACGCTGGCACCGGCCAGTCCGGTGGCTTCGGCGGTGCCGTCGATGGCCTGAAACTTGGGGAATTCCGCCAGCCAATGCAGCGCGGCTTCGCGCATGGCCGGGTTGGGTTCTACCGCGGTGACCGCATACCCGGCTTCCAGAAACAGGCGACTGGAAATGCCGGTGCCGGCGCCGATATCGGCGACCGTCGTCGCTGGCGTCACGCCCAGCTCTTCATGCAGCCAGCGCAGCAACTGCGGTGGATAACTCGGCCG encodes:
- a CDS encoding DMT family transporter; the protein is MVTPAQVSRRAALWMLTSTFAFGLMAITIRLASSTIATTEIAFFRNAFGLLALLPLIVRPGKLLPRTRQLPHYLARTLIGLASMLCGFWAMRHLPLSQAISLSYATPLFVTVLAVIWLHEQVRLRRWLAVAAGFIGVLVILRPGSSTFTPGLLIALLAAVISAVVAIQIKQLSRSDDSDTVVFYTYVFWVPMSLIPALFQWTWPQGIDWLWLVATGIFGTAGQLFWTRALKLGEVSSLQPISFMQLPLVALLAWWLFGEAIKRHTVIGAAIIIGANVYIAHRETVLARRAATHAPVEGAKPGE
- a CDS encoding IS30-like element IS1112 family transposase — translated: MSSSRLDLSERYRLHALYETGMSMRAIADVLARAPSTISRELRRNRHAAKYRPDHAQRISEHRRAQASRRPRIDAERIRQIEVLLREDVSPEQIAGRTGLASHEWIYRHIDADQKRGGQLFMHLRKRRRKRRRRGVRDGRGQLTHRRSWTQRPSVVEQRSRIGDWELDTIRASHGKGVVVSMTERRSRLHLLAYSPDGTAENVRNAIVQRLGGLRHAVHTLTADNGKEFADHRLIAACLQSDFYFADPYCPWQRGSNENANGLTRQYLPRQTDFSTITDAHLRWIEQRLYNRPRKILGFKTPLEVFSEEVLKSVANQS
- a CDS encoding quinone-dependent dihydroorotate dehydrogenase, which translates into the protein MYSLARPLLFSLDAERAHALALRSIDTAYRTGTTSLLSTRPVPLPTPAFGLMFPNPVGLGAGLDKNGEHIDALLALGFGFVEIGTVTPRAQDGNPKPRMFRLPEYQAVINRMGFNNLGVDALVANVQRARRRGGLLGINIGKNKDTPNEEATSDYRYCMERVYPLADYITVNISSPNTAGLRELQEEQSLRRLISDLRETQEALGAQHGKRVPMLVKVAPDLNDRDIDAAARVLADLAVDGVIATNTTVTRPLIANHPLAAEAGGLSGAPLLGQSTLVLRRLRARLPESIPLIGVGGINSGADAVAKMAAGASLVQCYSGLVYRGPQLVGECVNAIRRRREAPSGGAVAPL
- a CDS encoding class I SAM-dependent methyltransferase, whose amino-acid sequence is MAAPSSAQRFNDRVAAYVRYRPSYPPQLLRWLHEELGVTPATTVADIGAGTGISSRLFLEAGYAVTAVEPNPAMREAALHWLAEFPKFQAIDGTAEATGLAGASVGMVSAAQAFHWFDMQAVRSEWARILQPGGLAVVYWNSRELESTAFLRGYEQLLLDYGTDYSAVAERYQDDATMQAWFGEGFRATARFPNVQRLDFDGLRGRLLSSSYAPLAQDPRHAPMLTALRTLFDAHAHDGLIDFQYQTRVFAGRLN
- the murB gene encoding UDP-N-acetylmuramate dehydrogenase → MSDTTQVGWQLSEHAPLRALNTFHVEATARWLLSVHTPEALPQALAAPEIADQPLLVLGSGSNVLLAGDPPGCVLCFENRDTAIIAHHADHAIVRAGAGVNWHALVLYSLQQGLSGLENLALIPGTVGACPIQNIGAYGAQVGDFIHVVEAFDRHHQQFVRLDAAACALGYRDSVFKQQPERYLIVAVEFNLPLLCELRLDYAGIREELASMGAELARAADVAQAVINIRQRKLPDPDVLGNAGSFFKNPLLPNEQIAALQASFTDMPVYPGEHAGLGKLSAAWLIEQCGWKGRREGDAGVSPEHALVLVNYGTASGAQLLDFARRIAESVRERYSVILEPEPRIIGAHW